The following proteins come from a genomic window of Rhodoligotrophos sp. CJ14:
- a CDS encoding FAD-binding oxidoreductase, with product MSLAENLSAANHPLVERLIADFGSDAVLADDATRTYYANDIFWQPGIPPLAVLLPDSAEMTAQMVGRAIAAGIAIVPRGGGMSYTKGYLPARPDSLVIDLRRLNKVIEVNADDMYVTVEAGCTWAKLNEALDGTGLRTAYWGPLSGINATVGGALSQNSAFFGSTNNATVAESVIGVTVALADGRIVTTGSGGRKGAKPFTREGGPDLTGLFLGDNGAMGVKLAATLRLNVKPAEVGFLSFGFESIAKMAAAQVEMARTRAISEGFGIDRTKAEHSASVNKLMDGVKTLGNVVKGGKSMLSGLKDAVSVAAGGTAFLKAHNYTLHLVLEARTPQELAESMSRIRAIGQRYGTEIENTVPKVMRSKPFGPTRGMLGLDGQRWVPIHAVFPLSTAQEVVRANDDYFASRRDFMEQHGIVYSVMTMTVGNEFFLEPAFYWMDEITPLHAKSLGDDVVRPWRDRPANVAARDAVAELRRGTQELYARLGGVSWQVARDYPFKELLKPETWSLLEAVKQAVDPHGLMNPGSLGLGRH from the coding sequence ATGTCACTCGCTGAAAATCTCAGCGCCGCAAACCATCCCCTCGTTGAGCGCCTGATTGCGGATTTCGGGTCCGATGCGGTGCTCGCGGATGATGCAACCCGCACCTATTACGCCAATGACATCTTCTGGCAGCCGGGTATCCCGCCGCTCGCGGTGCTGCTGCCGGACAGCGCCGAGATGACGGCGCAGATGGTGGGCAGGGCCATTGCCGCAGGCATTGCGATCGTGCCGCGCGGCGGGGGCATGTCCTACACCAAGGGCTATCTTCCGGCGCGTCCGGATTCGCTCGTGATCGATCTTCGGCGGCTGAACAAGGTGATCGAGGTCAATGCGGATGACATGTATGTGACCGTCGAGGCCGGCTGCACCTGGGCCAAGCTCAACGAAGCGCTCGATGGAACGGGCTTGCGCACCGCCTATTGGGGCCCGCTCTCCGGCATCAACGCGACGGTGGGTGGGGCGCTGTCACAGAACAGCGCCTTCTTCGGATCGACCAACAATGCAACGGTTGCGGAAAGCGTGATCGGGGTGACGGTGGCGCTCGCCGATGGCCGTATCGTCACCACCGGTTCCGGCGGCCGCAAGGGCGCCAAACCCTTCACCCGCGAAGGTGGCCCTGATCTCACCGGCCTGTTCCTCGGCGATAATGGCGCCATGGGCGTCAAGCTTGCCGCCACCTTGCGGCTCAATGTGAAGCCAGCGGAAGTCGGCTTTCTCTCGTTCGGCTTCGAGAGCATCGCAAAGATGGCGGCTGCCCAGGTGGAGATGGCTCGCACCCGCGCCATCTCCGAGGGGTTCGGCATCGATCGGACCAAGGCCGAGCATTCGGCGAGCGTCAATAAACTCATGGATGGTGTGAAGACCCTCGGCAATGTGGTCAAGGGCGGCAAATCCATGCTGAGCGGGCTCAAGGATGCGGTCAGCGTCGCAGCCGGTGGCACCGCTTTCCTCAAGGCGCACAATTATACACTTCACTTGGTGCTGGAGGCGCGCACGCCCCAGGAGCTTGCCGAGTCCATGAGCCGGATCCGCGCGATCGGGCAGCGCTATGGCACCGAGATCGAGAATACTGTCCCTAAGGTCATGCGCTCGAAACCTTTCGGTCCGACCCGCGGCATGCTCGGGCTTGATGGGCAGCGCTGGGTGCCGATCCACGCGGTCTTCCCGTTGAGCACCGCCCAGGAGGTTGTGCGGGCGAATGACGACTATTTCGCAAGCCGCCGCGATTTCATGGAGCAGCACGGCATCGTCTATTCCGTCATGACCATGACGGTTGGCAATGAGTTCTTCCTCGAGCCTGCCTTTTACTGGATGGACGAGATCACGCCGCTCCATGCCAAGAGCCTTGGCGATGACGTGGTGAGGCCCTGGCGGGACCGGCCGGCGAATGTGGCGGCACGGGACGCGGTGGCGGAGCTGCGCCGGGGCACGCAGGAGCTCTATGCGCGATTGGGCGGTGTGAGCTGGCAGGTCGCGCGGGACTATCCCTTCAAGGAGCTGCTCAAGCCCGAGACCTGGTCGCTGCTCGAGGCGGTCAAGCAGGCGGTCGACCCGCACGGCCTCATGAACCCGGGCTCGCTCGGGCTTGGCCGGCATTAG
- a CDS encoding MBL fold metallo-hydrolase, whose protein sequence is MASTRIGGVEVARIEEMLTPGFDPAFLFPGFSAALLDEFPELRNPNFFHAETGKVMSSMHSWLLRIGDDVVLIDTGCGNHKHRSAKAFQRFHMLDLPFLDRLAAAGVRPEDVTYVINTHLHVDHVGWNTALVDGAWVPTFPRARYVFGAREYANWTKDGRSLRAQPEGGEVIEDSVRPVVEAGLVDLVEPGDRLLDVLTFTHAPGHTDGQLNIRLECDGAVGLFTADVLHQPMQIVCPELNTRFCEDNERAPSTRKALLGLAAEANAVIFPQHFGAPHAGRVANTRGGYRFEPITWTN, encoded by the coding sequence GTGGCCAGCACGCGGATCGGCGGTGTGGAGGTCGCACGCATCGAGGAGATGCTGACCCCGGGATTTGATCCCGCCTTCCTGTTTCCAGGCTTCAGCGCGGCGCTGCTCGATGAATTCCCCGAGCTGCGCAACCCGAACTTCTTCCACGCCGAGACGGGCAAGGTGATGTCCAGCATGCATAGCTGGCTGCTGCGCATCGGCGATGATGTGGTGCTGATCGATACGGGCTGCGGCAATCACAAGCATCGCTCGGCGAAGGCCTTTCAGCGCTTTCACATGCTCGATCTGCCGTTTCTCGACCGGCTGGCGGCCGCAGGCGTGCGCCCTGAGGATGTGACCTATGTGATCAACACGCACTTGCACGTGGATCATGTGGGCTGGAACACTGCCCTGGTCGATGGCGCCTGGGTGCCCACCTTCCCGCGGGCCCGCTATGTCTTTGGCGCGCGCGAATACGCCAATTGGACCAAAGACGGCCGCAGCCTGCGCGCCCAGCCCGAAGGCGGCGAAGTCATCGAGGACAGCGTGCGACCGGTGGTCGAGGCGGGGCTCGTGGATCTGGTTGAGCCGGGCGACCGCCTGCTTGATGTTTTGACGTTCACCCATGCGCCCGGTCACACCGACGGGCAGCTCAATATTCGCCTTGAGTGCGATGGCGCAGTGGGCCTCTTCACCGCCGACGTGCTGCACCAGCCCATGCAGATCGTCTGTCCCGAGCTCAATACCCGGTTCTGCGAGGACAATGAGCGCGCGCCATCAACGCGCAAGGCGCTGCTTGGCCTGGCCGCCGAGGCCAATGCCGTGATCTTCCCTCAGCATTTCGGGGCGCCGCATGCGGGACGCGTTGCAAATACGCGCGGCGGATACCGTTTCGAGCCGATCACCTGGACGAATTGA
- a CDS encoding IclR family transcriptional regulator, with product MTDVMKPPLEAARGDQSTEDGPSMNVRAVTRALAILRSFDGKGLQTLAEIAGETGLDKGTTRRLLVTMMNGGFIAQDPDTQRYGLGRMIRTLAASVVDNFDLRSAASPLLTELANELNVTAFLSIYQNGSAICLERIHGAQGMELRWWPVGGTLALNCGGAPKVLLAYQSDDEIDRVLSGPLPALTPKSVTDPTKLRAHLSQIKARGYEFALDDVSLGLAALAVPILDKAGRIICSVSISTLNPQMVERGRPKHLQRLREAAAEVRRRLGITG from the coding sequence GTGACAGATGTAATGAAGCCGCCTCTAGAAGCGGCAAGGGGAGATCAGAGCACCGAGGATGGGCCGAGCATGAATGTGCGCGCGGTCACACGCGCGCTCGCCATTCTGAGATCGTTCGACGGCAAGGGCTTGCAGACTTTGGCGGAGATCGCCGGTGAAACGGGCCTTGATAAGGGAACCACCCGGCGCTTGCTGGTCACCATGATGAATGGCGGGTTCATCGCCCAGGATCCTGACACCCAGCGCTACGGGCTCGGGCGTATGATTCGCACCCTCGCCGCCAGCGTTGTCGACAATTTCGACCTGCGCAGCGCTGCCTCGCCCCTGTTGACCGAGCTCGCCAACGAGCTGAACGTCACGGCCTTTCTGTCGATATATCAGAACGGGTCGGCCATCTGCCTCGAGCGCATTCACGGCGCGCAAGGCATGGAGCTGCGCTGGTGGCCGGTGGGCGGCACGCTCGCGCTCAATTGCGGCGGGGCCCCGAAGGTGCTCCTCGCCTATCAGTCCGATGACGAGATCGACCGGGTGCTGTCAGGTCCCCTGCCCGCCCTTACGCCCAAGAGCGTCACCGATCCCACCAAGCTTCGCGCCCATCTTTCCCAGATCAAAGCGCGCGGCTATGAATTTGCTCTGGATGATGTTTCCTTAGGGCTTGCGGCGCTGGCGGTTCCGATCCTGGATAAAGCAGGCCGGATCATCTGCTCCGTCAGCATATCGACACTGAACCCGCAGATGGTCGAGCGCGGCCGGCCCAAGCACTTGCAGCGGCTTCGCGAGGCCGCCGCAGAGGTGCGGCGCAGATTGGGGATCACTGGTTGA
- a CDS encoding haloacid dehalogenase type II, giving the protein MKITDYKVLTFDCYGTLIDWESGIIEALKPLTDKVARPLSRDEILETHGRHEASQEQYTPAKRYSELLAVVYKRMAEEWGVPVSWDECLAYGASIKNWPAFPDSADALLYLKEHYKLVILSNVDNASFAESSKRLKVNFDAVFTAEDIGSYKPDLRNFEYMLEKLAGYGIIRGDILHTAESLFHDHRPANEFGLASCWIHRRHDKTGFGATRDPGTMPRHDFRFTSMAEFVNAHKALVHN; this is encoded by the coding sequence ATGAAGATCACGGATTACAAGGTTCTCACTTTCGATTGCTACGGCACTCTCATCGATTGGGAGAGCGGCATCATCGAAGCCTTGAAGCCGCTGACCGATAAGGTTGCCCGCCCCTTGAGCCGCGACGAGATCCTCGAAACCCACGGGCGCCATGAAGCATCCCAGGAGCAATATACGCCGGCCAAGCGCTATTCCGAGCTTTTGGCGGTGGTCTATAAGCGCATGGCCGAGGAATGGGGTGTCCCGGTAAGCTGGGATGAATGCCTTGCCTATGGCGCTTCAATCAAGAACTGGCCAGCGTTCCCGGACAGCGCTGACGCGCTTCTCTACCTCAAGGAACACTACAAGCTGGTTATTCTGTCGAATGTGGATAACGCGTCCTTCGCTGAAAGCAGCAAGCGCCTGAAGGTGAATTTCGATGCCGTCTTCACCGCAGAAGACATTGGCTCTTACAAGCCGGACTTGCGCAATTTCGAGTATATGCTGGAAAAGCTGGCGGGCTATGGGATAATCCGTGGCGATATTCTTCACACCGCCGAGAGCCTGTTCCACGATCACCGGCCGGCAAACGAGTTCGGCCTAGCCTCCTGCTGGATTCACCGTCGGCATGACAAGACGGGCTTTGGCGCCACCCGTGATCCCGGCACGATGCCGCGCCACGATTTCCGCTTCACCAGCATGGCCGAATTCGTGAACGCCCATAAGGCGCTGGTGCATAACTGA